One Planctomycetaceae bacterium DNA segment encodes these proteins:
- a CDS encoding 2Fe-2S iron-sulfur cluster binding domain-containing protein, producing MIVLVAGAAVAALSAVLAAVLVLAERFLCNYGRCTIDINSGKRRLEVAGGQTLLAALKEEGIFVPSACGGRGTCSYCKIKITSGGGPVGPTEMPLLTAAEVAANVRISCQVKLRGDAAIEIPPELFSIRQYTGVVERIVDRTYDIKELRIALVDPPTIDFTAGQYIQLEVPAYEGSPEPVYRAYSMSNPPSDNRHVETIIRRVPGGICTTWVFDRLKVGDTVRFNGPHGHFRLSDTSREMVWIAGGSGMAPFWAMVRYMKEHNIRRKCTYFFGAVAKRDLFAVEELKALESELDNFTFVPALSGPAAADNWSGEKGLITDVVDRHVADGSDLEVYLCGSPGMIDAAAGVLAKKNVTKDRMFYDKFA from the coding sequence ATGATAGTCTTGGTTGCCGGTGCGGCGGTCGCCGCCCTCAGCGCCGTCCTGGCGGCGGTGCTGGTGCTGGCTGAGCGCTTCCTGTGCAACTACGGGCGCTGCACCATCGACATCAATTCCGGCAAGCGCCGCCTGGAGGTGGCCGGCGGACAGACCCTGCTGGCGGCGCTGAAAGAGGAAGGCATCTTCGTGCCCTCGGCCTGCGGCGGACGCGGCACGTGCTCGTACTGCAAGATCAAGATCACCTCCGGCGGCGGACCGGTTGGCCCGACGGAGATGCCGCTGCTGACAGCCGCCGAGGTCGCCGCCAATGTGCGGATCAGTTGCCAGGTGAAGCTCCGCGGCGACGCGGCGATCGAGATCCCGCCCGAGCTGTTTTCGATCCGCCAGTACACCGGCGTCGTCGAGCGCATCGTCGACCGCACGTACGACATCAAGGAGCTTCGCATCGCCCTGGTCGACCCGCCGACGATCGACTTCACGGCGGGGCAGTACATCCAGCTCGAGGTGCCCGCCTACGAGGGCAGCCCCGAGCCGGTGTACCGCGCGTACAGCATGTCCAACCCGCCCAGCGACAACCGCCACGTCGAGACGATCATCCGCCGCGTGCCCGGCGGGATCTGCACCACGTGGGTCTTCGACCGTCTCAAGGTCGGCGACACGGTGCGGTTCAACGGCCCGCACGGGCACTTCCGCCTCAGCGACACCAGCCGCGAGATGGTCTGGATCGCCGGCGGATCGGGCATGGCCCCGTTCTGGGCCATGGTGCGATACATGAAAGAGCACAACATCCGCCGCAAGTGCACGTACTTCTTCGGCGCCGTCGCCAAACGCGACCTCTTCGCCGTCGAGGAGCTCAAGGCCCTCGAAAGCGAACTGGATAACTTCACGTTCGTGCCCGCCCTGTCCGGTCCGGCGGCCGCCGACAACTGGAGCGGCGAGAAGGGCCTGATTACCGACGTCGTCGACCGCCACGTGGCCGACGGCAGCGACCTGGAAGTCTATCTCTGCGGCAGCCCGGGAATGATCGACGCGGCCGCCGGAGTCCTGGCCAAGAAGAACGTCACCAAGGACCGGATGTTCTACGACAAGTTCGCGTGA